One segment of Cutaneotrichosporon cavernicola HIS019 DNA, chromosome: 4 DNA contains the following:
- a CDS encoding uncharacterized protein (PH domain) yields MAQIEHIVPQAAPASAPTRAEVQRRLSTRSKSQGPPVVAPAPSGNESDSSVVSSPLPTTTPLASSHFATSSPMTSPGAGTNPPGLSAIDETHGSSISQDKDVDLEDVDDSDDDVSHSKADVEGQRVHKSGWLIKKQERRKAWKKKWFVLRSTSLAYYKDNKEYSLSRAIELTSVHSAVPVTQEKAKHPFSFAVVTSDRTFFLEASSAEEREDWVGTINNVRKHLSDREEEKSRRSKSVAVPVPGRPQQPELEIDTHQGTWTSSFSATTAMSVSPTAGSYFHRNAPSQSAYSPPPPIGQQPRAHSPSSNTNTLSTQMASMSVARSPSQKGPPPSAMPPSAASVNRRLSNPIIHPPPNLQAIQTPVRTTPRRELSTAAESPALGALGPPQSIPQLASSDEEEANFSDPTQWSDPQHAPTPVSDPNRVIIATYLMKKSRKTAREVWRKRWFYLTSAGMTYSKSHMDVRPLNFVPIKTILDVFSVEDTDDDDIDDSSDDSRPAQPTRGPSLRKHREATVQMSSLDQHIIRIVTNKRRFDLCAPSEEEEIKWIAAIRALVNRDREKRQPSSLNAASIPASLRSEAPAMLGSMAPPPLSIPTIAQQPPTPGSQPLTSPTNVTPLKAYAEQGQQRTFTPAHGRSRSATQTAKNAVADVVRRFNEGGQ; encoded by the exons ATGGCACAAATCGAGCATATAGTGCCGCAGGCAGCTCCTGCTTCTGCTCCGACGCGGGCAGAGGTGCAGCGCCGTTTGTCGACACGCTCAAAGTCACAG GGCCCACCAGTTGTTGCGCCAGCCCCCTCTGGTAACGAATCCGACTCTTCGGTTGTATCTTCGCCACTTCCAACAACCACTCCTTTGGCATCTTCCCACTtcgccacctcctcgcccatgACCTCTCCAGGTGCTGGTACCAATCCACCAGGGCTTTCCGCCATCGACGAGACACATGGATCGAGTATAAGCCAAGACAAGGATGTCGATCTTGAAGACgtcgacgactcggacgatGACGTCTCTCACAGCAAGGCGGACGTCGAGGGCCAGCGCGTACACAAGTCTGGGTGGCTCATCAAGAAGCAGGAGCGTCGCAAG GCCTGGAAGAAGAAGTGGTTCGTGCTCCGTTCGACATCCCTTGCGTACTACAAGGACAACAAG GAGTACTCGCTGTCGCGTGCCATCGAGCTCACGAGCGTTCACTCGGCTGTGCCAGTGACACaggagaaggccaagcATCCTTTCTCGTTCGCTGTCGTTACGTCGGACCGTACCTTCTTCCTTGAAGCCTCATCAGCAGAGGAACGAGAAGACTGGGTTGGCACGATCAACAATGTCCGCAAGCACTTGTCGGACagggaggaagagaagagCCGTCGTTCCAAGTCGGTAGCGGTCCCCGTTCCAGGGCGCCCACAGCAACCAGAGCTCGAAATCGACACTCACCAGGGTACATGGACGAGCAGCTTCTCTGCTACAACGGCCATGTCCGTGTCTCCGACTGCAGGGTCATACTTCCACCGGAACGCACCGTCGCAATCGGCGTATtctccgccaccaccaaTTGGTCAGCAACCGCGGGCACATAGCCCAAGctccaacaccaacactcTGTCCACTCAGATGGCAAGCATGTCTgtggcgcgctcgccatcacAGAAAGGTCCCCCTCCCAGCGCCATGCCACCAAGTGCTGCGTCCGTTAACCGTCGCCTATCCAACcccatcatccatccaccaccAAACCTCCAGGCGATCCAGACACCTgtgaggacgacgccgcgcagAGAGCTTTCTACAGCTGCCGAGTCTCCAGCACTAGGCGCGCTGGGTCCACCACAGTCGATACCCCAGTTGGCCAgctcggacgaggaagaagcCAACTTCTCAGATCCCACGCAGTGGTCTGACCCACAGCATGCTCCCACCCCGGTGTCAGATCCGAACAGGGTCATCATCGCAACGTACTtgatgaagaagagcaGAAAGACGGCACGGGAAGTCTGGCGCAAGCGGTGGTTCTACCTGACCAGCGCGGGAATGACCTATTCCAAGAGCCACATG GATGTGCGCCCTCTCAACTTTGTCCCCATTAAAACCATTCTTGACGTCTTCTCGGTTGAGGACaccgacgatgacgacatAGATGACTCGTCCGACGACAGCCGCCCCGCGCAACCGACGCGAGGGCCATCCTTGCGCAAGCACCGCGAGGCAACCGTTCAGATGTCCAGCCTAGACCAGCATATCATTCGCATTGTGACCAACAAACGTCGCTTCGATCTCTGCGCGCCGTcggaagaggaagagatCAAATGGATCGCGGCCATCCGGGCACTCGTCAACCGTGATCGGGAGAAGCGCCAGCCCAGTTCCCTCAATGCCGCGTCAATTCCAGCGAGCCTCAGGTCCGAGGCTCCGGCGATGCTTGGCTCCATGGCCCCACCACCTCTAAGCATCCCGACCATTGCGCAGCAGCCGCCGACACCAGGGAGCCAACCTCTCACTTCGCCCACAAACGTGACGCCGCTCAAGGCCTATGCAGAGCAGGGCCAGCAGCGCACATTTACACCAGCGCATGGCCGGAGCCGAAGCGCGACACAGACGGCGAAGAATGCCGTGGCTGACGTCGTGCGGCGCTTCAACGAGGGCGGCCAGTAG
- the SUV3 gene encoding uncharacterized protein (helicase superfamily c-terminal domain), producing MPAKLRPGSLPGIISNRLDEWAASQRVEDRLEVLGFDSRDATGLLHNWREKVQEDLAGMDKDDDGFLDRMKSMGWDAQTLTLAYESGMWSSVFEAAFLRHFLSYAAVEGPEHMRLHINALLQATDISDHAERQLDARMVNRSFHLHMGPTNSGKTYSALKALAKSPTGVYAGPLRLLAHEVWERLNLGSVGGLDGKPRPCSLVTGEEKRIVQNGQDMISCTVEMLPLMGHPSGNPWDVVVIDEIQMMGDAQRGGAWTSAVMGVNAKEIHLCGDETTADLLKSMIGRFKGDTLTVHRYERLTPLSVADESLQGDWENVQPGDCVVTFSRTNVFAAKKAIESTLGKKCAVVYGALPPETRAEQAREFNEDSGRAEIMVASDAVGMGLNLKIGRIVFESLTKFDGKRDVPLSLSQVKQIAGRAGRFGLQHKGESEDESSPDEVPHSGGIVTTLHEADLPLLRAMMPLSLPSVTRAVLEPTSKALGKLAPLLPPSTSYNDLMGHFEALAKLPPLTVLASISHREPIFQVVGKYRDVLTLGECIQFGMVPVNRRDPKVMSIFERVLKSYSEEMNVSLEPTLAPTMLIKTLKTVEETLAALPPLPPTLGVYRPYLVPPITIAAIPLLESLHKALVLYIWLSFRFQLAFPDRELAAAYKERTENALEICLERMPGVRQKKREERTGEMDGEHALYRRKYVDKHGLVKPEIKWVAAELAARNKRRDRWGSVEHQHMNATDYWKQKEVEQQQSLETQDDSNFGLAKPSEPGA from the exons ATGCCTGCCAAGCTGAGGCCGGGAAGCCTTCCCGGTATCATCTCGAACCGACTTGATGAGTGGGCTGCCTCGCaacgcgtcgaggaccgcctcgaggtgctcggcTTCGACTCACGCGACGCTACGGGACTGCTGCACAATTGGCGGGAAAAGGTCCAGGAAGACCTTGCAGGCATGGACAAGGACGATGACGGTTTCCTCGATCGCATGAAGTcgatgggatgggatgcgCAGACGCTCACCCTCGCGTACGAGTCGGGGATGTGGAGCTCGGTGTTCGAGGCCGCGTTCCTCCGCCACTTCCTGTCGTATGCGGCAGTTGAGGGCCCGGAACACATGCGGCTGCACATCAACGCGCTCCTCCAGGCCACGGACATTTCTGACCATGCTGAGCGGCaactcgacgcgcgcatGGTCAACCGCTCGTTCCACCTGCACATGGGTCCAACCAACTCTGGCAAGACGTACTccgcgctcaaggcgctgGCCAAGTCCCCAACTGGGGTTTACGCCGGTCCGTTGCGTCTCCTGGCTCACGAGGTTTGGGAGAGACTAAACCTCGGCTCGGTCGGCGGCTTGGACGGCAAGCCTCGCCCTTGTTCGTTGGTCACTGGCGAGGAAAAGCGTATCGTACAAAACGGCCAAGACATGATCAGCTGCACTGTCGAGATGCTGCCGCTGATGGGCCACCCGTCGGGCAATCCGTGGGATGTGGTGgtcatcgacgagatccAGATGATGGGCGacgcgcagcgcggcggcgcatgGACTTCTGCTGTTATGGGTGTCAATGCCAAAGAGATTCACCTGTgcggcgacgagacgaccgccgacctcctcaagtCGATGATCGGCCGGTTCAAGGGCGACACGCTCACCGTCCACCGCTACGAGCGTCTGACGCCGCTCTCCGTTGCGGACGAAAGTCTCCAGGGAGACTGGGAGAACGTCCAGCCCGGCGATTGTGTAGTCACGTTTTCACGTACAAACGTTTTtgcggccaagaaggcgaTCGAGAGCACTTTGGGCAAAAAGTGTGCCGTCGTCTATGGCGCACTCCCTCCCGAGACGCGTGCGGAGCAGGCCCGTGAATTCAACGAGGACTCCGGCCGCGCAGAGATCATGGTGGCCAGCGACGCCGTTGGGATGGGTCTGAACCT caaaATTGGCCGTATCGTCTTCGAGTCCCTGACCAAGTTTGACGGGAAACGCGACGTCCCGCTGTCCCTCTCGCAAGTCAAGCAGATTGCTGGTCGTGCTGGCCGCTTCGGACTGCAGCATAAGGGCGAGTCTGAGGACGAGTCGTCGCCCGACGAGGTCCCTCATTCCGGCGGTATCGTCACTACGCTGCATGAGGCCGACCTGCCTCTCCTGCGTGCGATGATGCCACTTTCGCTCCCGTCCGTCACGAGAGCGGTCCTCGAGCCAACATCCAAGGCTCTGGGTAAGCTCGCCCCCCTCCTTCCGCCCTCCACGTCCTACAACGACTTGATGGGACACTTTGAAGCGCTGGCCAAGCTCCCACCCCTGACGGTTCTCGCGAGCATCTCGCATCGCGAGCCGATCTTCCAAGTCGTTGGCAAATATCGCGACGTGCTCACGCTGGGCGAGTGCATTCAATTCGGCATGGTGCCAGTCAACCGGCGTGATCCAAAAGTCATGTCAATCTTTGAACGTGTCCTCAAATCCTACTCGGAGGAGATGAACGTCAGCCTCGAACCGACTCTGGCCCCCACAATGCTCATCAAGACCCTCAagacggtcgaggagacgcttgccgccctcccgcccctcccacccaccctCGGCGTGTACAGGCCCTACCTCGTTCCGCCAATCACAATCGCCGCCATCCCCCTGCTGGAGAGCCTGCACAAAGCATTGGTGTTGTACATCTGGCTCTCTTTCCGCTTCCAGCTCGCCTTTCCCGATCGAGAGCTGGCGGCCGCATACAAGGAACGCACGGAAAACGCCCTCGAGATCTGCCTGGAACGCATGCCGGGTGTACGCCAAAAGAAGCGCGAGGAACGTACTGGCGAAATGGATGGTGAACATGCCCTCTATCGACGAAAGTATGTCGACAAGCACGGGCTGGTCAAGCCTGAGATTAAGTGGGTTGCGGCGGAGCTGGCAGCCCGAAACAAAAGGCGCGACCGATGGGGCTCGGTCGAGCATCAACACATGAACGCAACAGACTACTGGAAGCAGAAGGAGGttgagcagcagcagtcTCTGGAGACGCAGGACGATTCCAACTTTGGTCTGGCTAAACCATCCGAACCTGGAGCATAG
- a CDS encoding uncharacterized protein (LAG1, DNA binding) — translation MDALLADNLHSSVPQTSSLNGTRPSTSDPSPSIPSTSLSLTSTPAFSTAPSPGQRPQSLHLHQQAHSAPGTSSGSFSFNPFPQGIAPNMWNSAQQHNGPVSFAPQPQMGMPTRTEEGHGLGLEPGNPADLSAMTSALELNNWAASFGIPLNQQSSNPTYGFTNQPQFGFPQQQQSQQQVPSFQRPALNLDTTGQVFQMPQAFQQPSSALSQPPSGLELTGLPGMGLDGFMPSGSIYLPSSGSFEINPMAPPTVTPPLYPGTISPSQLPHQVLKPTKSFSDLYTSRQSSVSASSTEHEWGNDMDVNIRALALDQATQAHNGVHYSQPPQQPQPQHQLPAHLLRTAPDVKPNIERNLHDPTARNLIKHTVRMYEQSPNRLDFGECKIIIMSPKVGQKSYGNEKRFLCPHPQATLVGKPWFTPTKDGCPVSPLMAPRVNISLEGESPAKDGHVAWITMDNKPLDDKIHTQMIMPDDRPFLGNVPGKNLHISDMDSKRREVKALVTVKAPLNANPHNWASRNPDNDGALYTFYSKDIKVISKPSKKKSNSKSADLIIQHGSTIALFNRVKSQTSSTRYLSVPVDLTTYRGSDGKSATGAVPPSVANADPTFQGFTVTASNWESFIIYLVDPSKPGGLSNTASPNPGWPKLPANAIQAQHGAPSVRYNSTVVLQSLQTGIISPVLVIRRGDDGSDVVGMDGTATEPNVASPHGELAGHPVSQLQKVAFEVYNPKHYDEYHRDRRWAGNWLSCDQETVRSQHVTVPKDRQWKQIPATGRNGRATPTSSAPNTPFRQQTVLPMTPHNVSVGLPSNDASPNSSQGSEYFGPHSRKPSSSSLFSPLQNEIQLPSTGEAGPVRRQRTGSSSSRGPLARPPAHRKRSSHDIGSLHTSQSLDHLASATVNPNSSLERFFWTIDVGDVCIWSIVSTEQIEYSFYIPPFALGSVVPYTPFPVVSRVISPHMSAEKVPNKYNHQFTSMSSLPLVVMYGKQFEKQTDNTPRFDVYYGDEPAVHNEVRCNEVMAASEPVLKAGERRAIFLARADGQVVIPTGFMYPPF, via the exons ATGGacgcccttcttgccgaTAACCTGCACT CTTCCGTGCCACAGACGAGCTCACTCAACGGCACTCGTCCCTCTACCTCGGATCCATCTCCATCAATCCCATCGACCAGTTTGTCCTTGACGTCCACACCAGCGTTCTCGACTGCTCCATCACCAGGGCAAAGACCTCAATCgcttcatcttcatcaACAAGCGCATTCCGCTCCCGGGACGTCAAGCGGCTCTTTTAGTTTCAACCCCTTCCCTCAAGGAATCGCTCCAAACATGTGGAATAGCGCACAGCAGCACAACGGG CCTGTCTCGTTCGCTCCTCAGCCGCAGATGGGCATGCCAACCCGCACCGAGGAAGGCCACGGCCTCGGTCTCGAACCTGGCAACCCGGCCGATCTCAGCGCAATGACGAGCGCTCTCGAACTGAACAACTGGGCGGCGTCGTTTGGGATTCCGCTTAACCAACAGTCGTCGAACCCAACTTACGGTTTCACCAACCAACCCCAGTTCGGTTTCCCGCAACAGCAGCAATCGCAGCAGCAGGTTCCTTCGTTTCAGCGTCCAGCGCTCAACCTGGACACAACCGGACAAGTATTCCAGATGCCCCAGGCGTTCCAGCAACCTTCGTCGGCCTTGTCTCAGCCCCCATCTGGGTTGGAGCTGACCGGCTTGCCGGGGATGGGCTTGGACGGCTTCATGCCATCGGGCTCCATTTACCTTCCCTCATCAGGCTCGTTTGAAATCAATCCCATGGCTCCTCCCACCGTTACTCCCCCGCTGTACCCCGGTACCATCTCTCCCTCGCAGCTCCCGCACCAGGTCCTTAAGCCCACCAAGAGCTTCAGCGATCTTTACACCAGCCGCCAGTCCTCTGTctccgcaagctcgaccgAACACGAATGGGGCAATGACATGGATGTCAATATTCGCGCTTTGGCTTTGGACCAGGCTACTCAAGCACACAACGGTGTGCATTACTCCCAGCCGCCGCAACAGCCGCAGCCACAGCACCAGCTGCCGGCCCATCTTCTGCGCACAGCTCCCGACGTGAAGCCCAACATTGAGCGCAACCTGCATGATCCAACTGCGCGGAACCTCATCAAACATACCGTGCGCATGTACGAACAGTCTCCGAACCGTCTCGATTTCGGCGAGTGTAAGATCATCATCATGTCTCCCAAGGTCGGCCAGAAGAGCTACGGCAACGAGAAGCGTTTCCTGTGCCCCCATCCCCAGGCCACGCTGGTGGGCAAGCCCTGGTTCACTCCGACAAAAGACGGCTGTCCCGTATCGCCGTTGATGGCGCCGCGCGTCAACATcagcctcgagggcgaAAGCCCAGCCAAGGATGGTCACGTCGCGTGGATCACAATGGACAATAAGCCCCTTGATGATAAGATCCACACGCAGATGATCATGCCAGACGACCGTCCCTTCCTTGGCAACGTGCCAGGCAAGAACCTCCACATTTCGGACATGGACAGCAAGCGCCGCGAAGTCAAGGCACTGGTGACTGTCAAGGCGCCACTCAACGCCAACCCGCACAACTGGGCCAGTCGGAATCCGGATAACGACGGCGCTCTCTACACGTTCTATAGCAAGGACATCAAGGTGATATCCAAACCGAGCAAGAAAAAGTCGAACAGCAAGTCGGCTGACC TCATTATCCAGCACGGCTCGACCATAGCTCTCTTCAACCGCGTCAAGTCACAAACCTCGTCCACACGTTACCTCTCGGTCCCTGTTGACCTCACCACGTACAGGGGTTCTGATGGCAAATCCGCGACTGGGGCTGTCCCCCCATCTGTCGCCAATGCGGACCCAACCTTCCAAGGCTTCACTGTCACTGCCAGCAATTGGGAGTCGTTCATCAtctacctcgtcgacccCAGCAAGCCTGGCGGGCTGAGTAACACGGCGTCTCCCAACCCGGGATGGCCTAAACTACCAGCCAACGCCATCCAAGCACAGCACGGCGCGCCATCTGTTCGTTACAACTCGACTGTCGTGCTCCAGTCACTCCAGACTGGAATCATCTCCcctgtcctcgtcatccgcaGAGGAGACGACGGCTCGGACGTTGTCGGGATGGACGGCACTGCTACCGAGCCCAACGTTGCGAGCCCACATGGCGAGCTCGCAGGGCACCCAGTGTCGCAGCTCCAGAAGGTCGCTTTCGAAGTGTACAACCCCAAGCACTACGATGAGTATCACCGTGACCGCAGATGGGCCGGTAACTGGCTGTCGTGTGACCAGGAAACTGTTCGCTCACAACATGTCACTGTGCCCAAGGATCGCCAGTGGAAGCAGATTCCAGCCACTGGTCGCAACGGAagggcgacgccgacctcgtcggcaccCAACACTCCGTTCCGTCAACAGACAGTGCTCCCGATGACTCCGCACAATGTATCAGTCGGACTTCCTTCGAACGATGCGAGCCCCAACTCGTCTCAGGGTTCCGAGTACTTTGGCCCCCACAGCCGCAAGCCATCGTCATCCTCCCTGTTCTCGCCGCTGCAAAACGAAATTCAGCTCCCGTCGACTGGCGAAGCTGGTCCTGTACGTCGCCAGCGCACCGGCTCTTCGAGCAGCCGTGGACCTCTAGCACGACCCCCCGCGCACCGCAAGCGTTCTTCCCATGACATTGGCAGTCTGCATACGTCGCAGTCGCTCGACCATCTCGCTAGCGCTACGGTCAACCCCAACTCGAGTCTTGAACGCTTCTTCTGGACGATCGACGTCGGGGACGTGTGCATCTGGAGCATTGTCTCGACCGAGCAGATCGAGTACTCATTTTACATTCCGCCCTTTGCACTTGGATCCGTTGTACCATACACGCCATTCCCCGTTGTGAGTCGCGTTATCTCGCCACACATGAGTGCCGAAAAGGTTCCCAACAAGTACAATCACCAGTTCACCTCGATGTCGAGCCTGCCGCTGGTCGTCAT GTACGGAAAGCAGTTTGAGAAGCAAACCGACAACACACCAAGGTTCGACGTTTACTACGGCGACGAGCCTGCGGTTCACAATGAAGTGCGATG TAACGAAGTAATGGCCGCGTCGGAGCCCGTGCTCAAAGCGGGTGAACGTCGTGCGATCTTCTTAGCGCGCGCAGACGGCCAGGTCGTCATCCCCACCGGCTTCATGTACCCGCCTTTCTGA